One window of Desulfarculus baarsii DSM 2075 genomic DNA carries:
- a CDS encoding acyltransferase family protein: protein MTPPRAQWSGLADGRVAYSGGVPACWAGGEPVVSDRGQGVGMDHAQPPRRLLPLTSLRFFAAMLIVIHHAACFFGFKPLWKCPLDQAVSFFFVLSGFVITYVYYRPDGLKDVKKFLMARFARLYPTHFLCNVFLLVVVWGVFSLRRYDPLSPVVFLNFIFAHALFPLKALNFSLNGQSWAISAEMCFYLAFIVLVVNFHKRWPVTLALSAALTGVMIWLGWRYCVMSPGPLSREIAWSLGYINPAARLLEFVFGMSLALAWRRLQGVKLNFWLATIAELCAVIAVVTAFVYFYDVFWVLKKALGGQESYLHGLLTRWFRHSGIFPLFGLAILVFAFQAGALSKLLSHKVFLTLGEASYSIFMYHVIIRFFFEKHITPTNGMALFYAYALLVVAISVFMTKKFEEPMRARIMRWHAKRAAARAAA from the coding sequence GTGACGCCGCCGCGGGCGCAATGGTCTGGACTGGCTGATGGCCGCGTGGCATACTCCGGTGGCGTGCCGGCATGTTGGGCGGGCGGCGAGCCGGTGGTTTCGGACAGGGGGCAGGGAGTAGGCATGGATCACGCGCAACCTCCGCGGCGGTTGTTGCCATTGACGTCGCTGCGTTTTTTCGCGGCGATGCTGATCGTCATCCATCACGCCGCATGTTTTTTTGGCTTCAAGCCGCTGTGGAAATGCCCTTTGGACCAGGCGGTGTCTTTTTTCTTTGTGCTGTCCGGTTTCGTCATCACCTATGTCTATTATCGGCCCGATGGGCTCAAGGACGTCAAAAAGTTTTTGATGGCCAGATTTGCCCGGCTTTACCCAACGCATTTTTTGTGCAATGTGTTTTTGCTGGTCGTGGTCTGGGGCGTTTTTTCGCTGAGGCGCTATGATCCGCTGTCGCCGGTCGTGTTTCTCAATTTTATTTTCGCCCATGCCTTGTTTCCGCTGAAGGCGCTGAATTTTTCGTTGAACGGCCAGAGCTGGGCCATTTCGGCCGAGATGTGTTTTTATCTGGCGTTTATCGTTTTGGTGGTCAATTTCCATAAAAGATGGCCCGTGACGTTGGCCTTGTCTGCGGCCTTGACCGGCGTGATGATCTGGCTTGGCTGGCGGTATTGCGTGATGTCGCCTGGCCCCTTGTCGCGCGAGATAGCCTGGTCGCTGGGTTATATCAACCCGGCCGCGCGGCTGCTCGAGTTTGTTTTCGGCATGAGCCTGGCCTTGGCGTGGCGGCGGCTGCAAGGCGTGAAGCTCAATTTCTGGCTGGCGACCATCGCCGAGTTGTGCGCCGTGATCGCGGTGGTGACGGCGTTCGTTTATTTCTATGACGTATTTTGGGTGTTGAAAAAGGCGCTGGGCGGCCAGGAGTCTTACCTGCATGGCCTTCTCACGCGATGGTTTCGGCATTCCGGTATTTTTCCGCTTTTCGGCCTAGCGATTCTCGTCTTCGCCTTCCAAGCCGGCGCGCTGAGCAAGTTGCTCTCGCACAAGGTATTCCTGACCCTGGGCGAGGCCAGTTATTCGATTTTCATGTATCACGTCATCATTCGTTTCTTTTTCGAAAAGCACATCACCCCGACCAACGGCATGGCCTTGTTTTA
- a CDS encoding TetR/AcrR family transcriptional regulator: MSTTQRKQREKQARREHILDAAAGLFAEKGFEAATMAQIARRAELAPGTLYIYFKSKDELYFALLEPQLLAHHQRNLQIAADEAAPADRAIAEVLLEAGRYYLEKPGMIHLLTSYHAQKYRRLLSAECFDRLRELMRANVDVLAALLRRGVEQGLFAPMDALATAIMIWNMAMGVVQGQEARVFRHKRGHGRAAIAAAVDLLMNGIKRRDAP, translated from the coding sequence ATGAGCACCACCCAGCGTAAACAGCGCGAAAAGCAAGCCCGGCGGGAGCACATCCTGGACGCGGCGGCCGGCCTGTTCGCCGAAAAGGGCTTCGAGGCCGCGACCATGGCCCAGATCGCCCGCCGGGCCGAGTTGGCCCCAGGCACGCTTTACATCTACTTCAAGAGCAAGGACGAACTTTACTTCGCCTTGCTGGAGCCGCAGTTGCTGGCCCACCACCAGCGCAATCTGCAGATCGCCGCCGACGAGGCCGCGCCGGCCGACCGGGCCATTGCCGAGGTCTTGTTGGAAGCGGGCCGCTATTATCTGGAAAAGCCGGGCATGATCCACCTGCTGACCAGCTATCACGCCCAAAAATATCGCCGGCTGCTTTCGGCCGAGTGCTTCGACCGCCTGCGCGAGTTGATGCGCGCCAACGTGGACGTGTTGGCGGCGTTGCTGCGGCGGGGCGTGGAGCAAGGCCTTTTCGCGCCCATGGACGCCTTGGCCACGGCGATCATGATCTGGAACATGGCCATGGGCGTGGTTCAGGGCCAGGAGGCGCGGGTTTTTCGCCACAAGCGCGGCCACGGACGCGCGGCCATCGCCGCCGCCGTGGATCTGCTGATGAACGGCATCAAACGGCGCGACGCGCCATGA
- a CDS encoding PAS domain-containing hybrid sensor histidine kinase/response regulator, producing the protein MKSAADKTGQRSASGRPRHSPLWIWGVFLLAFLICAAIAWMHAQGRETMRAALGRFENIRQARIDLSKGFLHLSLGEEPGAPFGQAEGVALLRQALASFEDALQRQAGVEGQTAEEFRHKVDAFDASLERWKNAGQAKAGQAVALRVAFNDLERRADAIDLQAQRHVMELSRRLDLQFGLAVVAATLLLGLVGVAVYLADRRRIALEDDLRHSETRFRLAMEATSDGLWDWNVASGEVYYSPGYWRMLGYDPDRSGQRIQDWSDLLHPDDRALATRTNQDCVENRVPGFEIEFRARAADGAWRWILGRGKAVERAADGLALRIIGTHVDITARKQAETTLRDSETRFRSLVDQAADAFFLTDAQGRIQDVNRAACAILAYERDELLAMAIADIDPAMAGGRYEELWRRLTPGHGQRFETRHRKKDGSLLPVELSVGLLEVGGQRLAQSLARDISERKLAEERIRESSRRITALFNATSDSVILLDPDCTILAINEHGARRRGLRPEDLVGQSLCERLPPETARIRSAKVEHILRTGQPTVFEEDRDGRHYMIRMFPVPGADGEVAQIASFSRDITESKQAEAEKVKLEGQLMQARKMEAIGVMAGGVAHDFNNILGAILGYAEMALQDAKTKRANPADLEQIVKAGERGKQLVRQILTFSRKVEVDLRPLDLNQAVSQAAQLLEKTIPRMIGLELELIRRLRPINADANQLEQILLNLGVNAADAMPDGGLLRIRTENVVVENRSCLACGRTFSGQYVSLSVSDTGQGMDRQTIERIFEPFFTTKPKGKGTGLGLATVYGIVLGHGGHIDCHSELGQGTTFTVFFPALQSQSTPAVEADAPARAVVGGRERLLLVDDEAAIRDVTARMLESAGYQVRAVASGELAIEAYRQDEAGFDLVLMDMSMPGMGGRKAMLAIMAGDPAARVLIASGYAADGQVQAALEGGAVGYVAKPFRRTELLAAVRAALEGGQTGVF; encoded by the coding sequence ATGAAAAGCGCCGCCGACAAAACCGGCCAGCGATCGGCCTCGGGCCGTCCGCGCCATTCGCCGCTGTGGATTTGGGGCGTATTCTTGCTGGCGTTTTTGATCTGCGCGGCCATCGCCTGGATGCACGCCCAAGGCCGCGAGACCATGCGCGCCGCCTTGGGGCGTTTCGAAAACATCCGCCAGGCGCGCATCGACCTGAGCAAGGGCTTTTTGCACCTCAGCCTGGGCGAGGAGCCCGGCGCGCCCTTTGGTCAGGCCGAGGGCGTGGCCCTGTTGCGCCAGGCCCTCGCCTCGTTCGAGGACGCCCTCCAGCGTCAGGCCGGCGTGGAAGGGCAAACGGCCGAGGAATTTCGCCACAAGGTGGACGCCTTCGACGCCAGCCTGGAGCGCTGGAAAAACGCCGGCCAGGCCAAGGCCGGCCAGGCCGTGGCCCTGCGCGTGGCCTTCAATGACCTGGAGCGGCGGGCCGACGCCATCGATCTGCAGGCCCAGCGCCACGTCATGGAGCTGTCGCGCCGGCTGGATTTGCAGTTTGGCCTGGCGGTGGTGGCGGCCACGTTGCTGCTGGGGCTGGTGGGCGTGGCCGTCTACCTGGCCGACCGCCGGCGCATCGCCCTGGAAGACGACCTGCGCCACAGCGAGACGCGCTTCCGCCTGGCCATGGAGGCCACCAGCGACGGCCTGTGGGATTGGAACGTGGCCAGCGGCGAGGTCTATTACAGCCCCGGCTATTGGCGCATGCTGGGCTACGACCCGGACCGCTCCGGCCAACGGATTCAGGATTGGTCCGATCTGTTGCATCCCGACGACCGCGCTCTGGCCACGCGGACCAATCAGGACTGCGTGGAAAACCGCGTCCCGGGCTTTGAGATCGAATTTCGCGCGCGCGCCGCCGATGGCGCCTGGCGCTGGATTTTGGGGCGGGGCAAGGCCGTGGAGCGCGCCGCCGACGGCCTTGCCCTGCGCATCATCGGCACCCACGTGGACATCACCGCCCGCAAACAGGCCGAAACCACCCTGCGCGACAGCGAAACCCGCTTCCGCTCGTTGGTGGATCAGGCCGCCGACGCCTTTTTTCTAACCGACGCGCAAGGGCGCATCCAGGACGTCAACCGCGCCGCCTGCGCCATTTTGGCCTACGAACGCGACGAACTGCTGGCCATGGCCATCGCCGATATCGACCCGGCCATGGCCGGCGGGCGTTACGAGGAGCTTTGGCGACGCCTGACCCCTGGCCACGGCCAACGCTTCGAGACGCGCCATCGCAAAAAAGACGGCTCGCTTTTGCCGGTGGAGCTGAGCGTGGGCCTGCTGGAGGTGGGCGGCCAGCGGCTGGCCCAGAGCCTGGCCCGCGACATCAGCGAGCGCAAGCTGGCCGAGGAGCGCATCCGCGAGAGCAGCCGGCGCATCACCGCCCTGTTCAACGCCACCTCCGATTCGGTGATCCTCCTGGACCCCGACTGCACGATCCTGGCCATCAACGAGCACGGGGCCAGACGCCGGGGCCTGCGGCCCGAGGACTTGGTGGGTCAGTCGCTGTGCGAGCGCCTGCCGCCGGAGACGGCCAGGATCCGTAGCGCCAAGGTCGAACACATCCTGAGGACCGGCCAGCCCACGGTTTTCGAGGAAGATCGCGACGGCCGTCATTACATGATCCGCATGTTCCCCGTGCCGGGCGCCGACGGCGAGGTGGCCCAGATCGCCAGCTTCTCGCGCGATATCACCGAGAGCAAGCAGGCCGAGGCCGAAAAGGTCAAGCTGGAAGGCCAGCTCATGCAGGCCCGCAAGATGGAGGCCATCGGCGTGATGGCCGGCGGCGTGGCCCACGACTTCAACAACATCCTTGGCGCGATTCTGGGCTACGCCGAAATGGCCCTGCAAGACGCCAAAACCAAGCGCGCCAATCCCGCCGACCTGGAGCAGATCGTCAAGGCCGGCGAACGAGGCAAGCAACTGGTGCGCCAGATCCTCACCTTCAGCCGCAAGGTCGAGGTGGACCTCAGGCCGTTGGACTTGAACCAGGCCGTCAGCCAGGCCGCCCAACTGCTGGAAAAAACCATCCCGCGCATGATCGGCCTGGAACTCGAGCTAATCCGGCGCTTGCGGCCCATCAACGCCGACGCCAACCAACTGGAGCAGATTCTGCTAAACCTGGGCGTCAACGCCGCCGACGCCATGCCCGACGGTGGGCTGCTGCGCATAAGGACCGAAAATGTCGTGGTGGAAAACCGGTCCTGTCTGGCCTGCGGCCGGACGTTCTCGGGCCAATACGTGTCCTTGAGCGTCTCCGACACTGGTCAGGGCATGGACCGCCAGACCATCGAACGCATCTTCGAGCCTTTCTTCACCACCAAGCCCAAGGGCAAGGGCACCGGCTTGGGCCTGGCCACGGTCTACGGCATTGTCCTGGGCCACGGCGGCCACATCGATTGCCACAGCGAGCTCGGCCAGGGCACGACCTTCACCGTGTTCTTTCCGGCCCTGCAAAGCCAGTCGACGCCGGCCGTCGAGGCCGACGCGCCCGCGCGGGCGGTCGTCGGCGGCCGCGAGCGTCTCTTGCTGGTCGACGACGAAGCGGCCATCCGCGACGTCACCGCGCGCATGCTCGAAAGCGCCGGCTACCAGGTGCGCGCCGTGGCCAGCGGCGAACTGGCCATTGAGGCCTACCGGCAAGACGAGGCGGGCTTTGACCTGGTGCTCATGGACATGAGCATGCCGGGCATGGGCGGGCGCAAGGCCATGCTGGCGATCATGGCCGGCGACCCGGCGGCCAGGGTGCTCATCGCCAGCGGCTACGCGGCCGACGGCCAGGTCCAGGCCGCCCTGGAAGGCGGGGCGGTAGGCTACGTGGCCAAACCCTTCCGCCGGACAGAGCTGCTGGCGGCGGTGCGGGCCGCCCTGGAAGGCGGCCAAACGGGCGTTTTCTGA
- a CDS encoding transporter substrate-binding domain-containing protein: MKRIALFGGIGLAMAAALAVGVVGVMPNDSSWELVRDSGVIRIGYAVEAPYAFLAADGQVTGESPEVAKYVAAKLGLCRVKWRQVEFASLIDELEAGRIDVVAAGMFVTPQRARRVSFSLPTFQVRPGLLTPRGNPRGLHSYRQALALADIRIATLAGSVEEQALRRMGAAQAQLVTVPDALTGRAAVESGAADALALSSPAVRWLAMTGPTGRTEAAEPFHAPRDGETGLGAFAFRKADRRLLEAWNAVLADYVGGPQHLALMTRFGFTDAELPRHASDGEQPSR, from the coding sequence ATGAAACGAATCGCGCTGTTCGGGGGCATCGGCCTGGCCATGGCCGCCGCCTTGGCCGTCGGCGTGGTCGGCGTCATGCCCAATGATTCCTCGTGGGAGTTGGTGCGCGATTCGGGTGTGATCCGCATCGGCTACGCGGTGGAGGCGCCCTACGCCTTTCTGGCCGCTGACGGCCAAGTCACCGGTGAATCGCCGGAAGTCGCCAAGTATGTGGCGGCGAAGTTGGGCCTGTGCCGCGTCAAGTGGCGGCAGGTGGAGTTCGCCTCGCTCATCGACGAACTGGAGGCCGGACGCATCGACGTCGTCGCCGCGGGCATGTTCGTCACGCCCCAGCGGGCGCGCCGGGTGAGTTTTTCCCTGCCCACCTTTCAGGTGCGCCCGGGCTTGTTGACGCCGCGGGGCAACCCGCGGGGGCTCCATTCATACAGGCAGGCCCTGGCGCTGGCCGACATCAGGATAGCCACCCTGGCCGGTTCGGTGGAGGAGCAGGCCCTGCGGCGCATGGGCGCGGCCCAGGCCCAGCTCGTTACCGTGCCCGACGCGCTCACCGGCCGGGCGGCCGTGGAGTCCGGCGCGGCCGACGCCTTGGCCCTTTCGTCGCCGGCGGTGCGCTGGCTGGCCATGACCGGCCCGACGGGCCGGACCGAGGCGGCCGAACCATTTCACGCACCCCGCGACGGCGAGACGGGTCTGGGCGCTTTCGCCTTTCGCAAAGCCGATCGTCGCCTGCTGGAGGCCTGGAACGCGGTGCTGGCGGACTACGTCGGCGGACCGCAACACCTGGCGCTGATGACCAGGTTCGGCTTCACCGATGCCGAACTGCCCCGCCACGCGTCGGATGGGGAGCAGCCAAGCCGATGA
- a CDS encoding TetR/AcrR family transcriptional regulator produces MSVIKRNKENTEAALLAAAVQTFQEVGYAKARVSDIVGRCGLSQGTFYLYFKSKEDILRRVLRDFMEQMNQALDDVDNIFDGQTSREVRASLSAFLEKVLLVHQRNLGPAEILWREGFGHGGVFAELHAEIYAYFLEIVQARMAEAVGKGLIRDENIEDASVFLISLFERSSFYFMIVKGAPDIPRLAASMARFILHGLLPESKAQPGNHQGK; encoded by the coding sequence ATGTCAGTTATCAAACGCAACAAGGAAAACACCGAGGCCGCCCTGCTCGCGGCCGCCGTCCAGACCTTCCAGGAGGTGGGCTACGCCAAGGCCAGGGTCTCGGACATCGTCGGCCGTTGCGGCTTGTCCCAGGGGACGTTCTATCTCTACTTCAAGTCGAAGGAAGACATCCTGCGGCGGGTGTTGCGCGACTTCATGGAGCAGATGAACCAGGCCCTCGACGACGTGGACAACATCTTCGACGGCCAGACCAGCCGGGAAGTGCGGGCCAGCCTGAGCGCCTTTCTGGAAAAAGTGCTGCTGGTGCATCAGCGCAACCTGGGCCCGGCCGAGATCCTCTGGCGCGAGGGCTTTGGCCACGGCGGCGTTTTCGCCGAGCTGCACGCCGAGATTTACGCCTATTTCCTCGAGATAGTCCAGGCGCGCATGGCCGAGGCCGTGGGCAAGGGCCTGATCCGCGACGAAAACATCGAGGACGCCTCGGTCTTTCTCATCAGTTTGTTTGAACGAAGCTCGTTTTACTTCATGATAGTAAAGGGCGCGCCCGACATTCCCCGCCTGGCCGCCAGCATGGCCAGGTTCATCTTGCACGGCCTGCTGCCCGAGTCCAAGGCCCAACCCGGCAACCACCAAGGCAAGTGA
- a CDS encoding MMPL family transporter → MAKQTPPRKVSALSLHGLVMPVARRFWLVMAIIALVTAASAYGLSLLVTENDLMYMMPEQNQAKIDFLDAEEDFGDSVGIVVAFGAPGGIYQGDFLRRVEDLSRQALQLNTRLLAQKLRAAVALSEDQSLMVAAWLQSLASDPSFEPADFGQMLADQDATAEGLSDFAPPFLRVDDPEELARATAEILARNAGKAAAILAVAQQTTDRRGKEKSRWVDRVVGLTQTESAWPEFVDRQPLLELLAGWGVASSPGLAALLDSALERGVSDPAALAALLADKDGLVRDGASPEAVEALAAALSPERAQALLAAMRQAPKQIRVAKMIDLDGKATPEAAQSRRLELRLKSWSFFKGALRAADDKSTLLLIQTAPNLTKESREELLVMVKQLIERDFGETDYGVYLAGESIVDHQISQYMASDIARLLPIVVAVVAIFLYFSLRGLAGVIYPLATVLLSTLWCLGFMGFVGLPVSIVGTVLPVLLVAVGSAYGIHFVHYFNMMRNNGLSREEVVRRAIDTTGLGVLIAGLTTVAGFGSLGANDIIALRDFGLAIAVGVALALLTSLYMIPALLIKFGAGKKPARPADAGNEGGGGLFIRLSDFCLRRPWWIAGFFAAVLLASGVGLSRLTVEMNNMNFFEPDAKLRQDNDFINQHLAGTVGLRAVFDTGRDNGALDPELLGVLERLAQDIPADNPEVGKVISVVDLIKKMNQAFHYNDPAHYRLPRPEDLEGARDAQALLGQYVFYVDKFGLADRRAFIDQQKRVAVLSIQVKTASSSVSSRINNYIAEKLAGPLGETLRQKGVKVRVTGIGALYKEASDLLIRGQMWSVASSMAIVLVLVALAMRSMGHGLLSILPLSVTIIFNFGLMGFLGIALDPGTAITACVAVGIGVDYSIHYLNRYRLCRQQGMDHFAAANETAQGSGKAIVINAVAVAAGFLVLTFSSFVPLFNLGILIALTMILTALGSLTLVPALLTIANRKRGSGRPAAEPATKGVTA, encoded by the coding sequence ATGGCAAAGCAAACACCTCCGCGCAAAGTTTCGGCCCTGTCGCTGCATGGCCTGGTCATGCCCGTGGCCCGCAGGTTCTGGCTGGTGATGGCCATCATCGCCCTTGTCACGGCGGCCTCCGCCTACGGCCTGAGCCTCTTGGTCACCGAAAACGACCTGATGTACATGATGCCCGAACAAAACCAGGCCAAGATCGACTTCCTGGACGCCGAGGAAGACTTTGGCGATTCGGTAGGCATCGTGGTGGCCTTCGGCGCGCCGGGCGGCATTTATCAGGGCGATTTTCTGCGCCGGGTGGAAGACCTCAGCCGCCAGGCGCTGCAACTGAACACGCGATTGTTGGCCCAAAAACTGCGCGCGGCGGTGGCCTTGAGCGAGGATCAATCGCTGATGGTGGCCGCCTGGCTGCAAAGCCTGGCCTCGGACCCCAGCTTCGAGCCGGCCGATTTCGGCCAAATGCTGGCCGACCAGGACGCCACGGCCGAGGGCCTGAGCGATTTCGCCCCGCCGTTTTTGCGCGTTGACGACCCCGAGGAACTGGCGCGCGCCACGGCTGAAATCCTGGCCCGCAACGCCGGCAAGGCGGCGGCCATCCTGGCCGTGGCCCAGCAAACCACCGACCGCCGGGGCAAGGAAAAAAGCCGCTGGGTCGATCGGGTGGTCGGCCTGACCCAGACCGAATCGGCCTGGCCCGAGTTCGTCGATCGCCAGCCGCTGCTGGAGTTGCTGGCCGGCTGGGGCGTGGCGTCAAGCCCCGGCCTGGCGGCGCTGCTGGATAGCGCCCTGGAGCGCGGGGTGAGTGATCCGGCCGCCCTGGCGGCGTTGTTGGCCGACAAGGATGGCCTGGTTAGGGATGGCGCCTCGCCGGAGGCGGTCGAGGCCCTGGCGGCGGCCCTGAGCCCGGAGCGGGCCCAGGCCTTGCTGGCGGCCATGCGCCAAGCGCCCAAGCAGATCCGCGTGGCCAAGATGATCGACCTGGACGGCAAGGCCACGCCCGAGGCGGCCCAGAGCCGTCGGCTGGAGCTGCGCCTGAAGTCGTGGAGCTTTTTCAAGGGCGCGCTGCGCGCGGCCGACGACAAAAGCACGCTGCTGCTGATCCAGACCGCGCCCAACCTGACCAAGGAGTCACGCGAGGAATTGCTGGTCATGGTCAAGCAGTTGATCGAGCGCGACTTTGGCGAGACCGACTACGGCGTCTATCTGGCCGGCGAATCCATCGTCGATCACCAGATCTCACAATACATGGCCAGCGACATCGCCCGGCTGTTGCCCATCGTGGTGGCGGTGGTGGCGATATTTTTGTATTTCAGCCTGCGCGGCCTGGCCGGGGTGATCTATCCACTGGCCACGGTGCTGCTCTCGACGCTGTGGTGCCTGGGCTTCATGGGTTTCGTTGGGCTGCCGGTGTCGATCGTGGGCACGGTGCTGCCGGTGCTATTGGTGGCGGTCGGTTCGGCCTATGGCATACATTTCGTGCATTATTTCAACATGATGCGCAACAACGGCCTCTCGCGCGAGGAGGTCGTGCGCCGGGCCATCGACACCACCGGCCTGGGCGTGCTCATCGCCGGGTTGACCACCGTGGCCGGTTTCGGCTCGCTGGGGGCCAACGACATCATCGCCCTGCGCGACTTTGGCCTGGCCATCGCCGTGGGCGTGGCCCTGGCCCTTTTGACCTCGCTGTACATGATCCCGGCGCTTTTGATCAAATTCGGCGCGGGCAAAAAGCCGGCCCGCCCGGCCGACGCGGGCAACGAGGGCGGCGGCGGGCTTTTTATCCGGTTATCCGACTTTTGCCTGCGCCGGCCGTGGTGGATCGCGGGCTTTTTCGCGGCGGTGCTTTTGGCCTCGGGCGTGGGGCTTTCGCGGCTGACGGTCGAGATGAACAACATGAATTTCTTCGAACCCGACGCCAAGCTGCGCCAGGACAACGACTTCATCAACCAGCACCTGGCCGGCACGGTGGGCCTGCGCGCCGTCTTCGACACCGGCCGCGACAACGGCGCGCTGGACCCGGAGCTGCTGGGCGTGCTGGAGCGCCTGGCCCAAGACATCCCCGCCGACAATCCCGAGGTGGGCAAGGTCATCAGTGTGGTGGATCTGATCAAAAAAATGAACCAGGCCTTCCATTACAACGACCCGGCCCATTATCGCCTGCCCCGGCCCGAGGATCTGGAAGGCGCGCGCGACGCCCAGGCCTTGCTTGGCCAATACGTCTTTTACGTCGACAAGTTCGGCCTGGCCGACCGCCGGGCGTTCATCGACCAGCAAAAGCGCGTGGCCGTGCTTAGCATCCAGGTGAAAACGGCCTCCAGCTCGGTCAGCAGCCGCATCAACAACTATATCGCCGAAAAGCTGGCCGGGCCCCTGGGCGAGACCTTGCGCCAAAAGGGCGTCAAGGTCCGCGTCACCGGCATCGGCGCGCTCTACAAAGAGGCCTCCGACCTGCTCATCCGCGGCCAGATGTGGTCGGTGGCCTCGTCGATGGCCATAGTGCTGGTGCTGGTGGCCCTGGCCATGCGCTCCATGGGCCACGGGCTGCTGTCGATCCTGCCGCTGAGCGTCACGATCATCTTCAACTTCGGCCTGATGGGTTTTCTGGGCATCGCCCTGGACCCGGGCACGGCCATCACCGCCTGCGTGGCCGTGGGCATCGGCGTGGATTACTCCATCCACTACCTCAACCGCTATCGCCTTTGCCGCCAGCAGGGCATGGACCACTTCGCCGCGGCCAACGAGACGGCCCAGGGCTCGGGCAAGGCCATCGTCATCAACGCCGTGGCCGTGGCGGCGGGCTTTTTGGTGCTGACGTTTTCTTCGTTCGTGCCGCTGTTCAACCTGGGCATCCTCATCGCCCTGACCATGATCCTCACCGCGCTGGGCTCGCTGACGCTGGTCCCGGCGCTTCTGACCATCGCCAACCGCAAGCGGGGCTCTGGCCGACCTGCCGCCGAGCCCGCCACGAAAGGGGTAACGGCATGA
- a CDS encoding outer membrane lipoprotein-sorting protein, which yields MKKLIFALCALACLIGGQALAAEIPAYDKANEATDGRLIADEVDQRNRPKQDLISFAVMTLKSGESVSDTRKIIIKQKTYGDVQRLLFRFIDSLKRGTTFLTIEHKDADNEQYLYIPSMGRPRQVATADRQNDFEDTDFTNEELGGRKIDDYTYLRRKDAKLREVNTYVIVATAKDSGARYPKYVAWIDQQSLVPLQVKVYNKDNKLQKVLVAGDVRKVGGIYLPFTTVGKDLLRDHSTIVSVKEAKTDTGLDELLFDKEKMGDAWSESF from the coding sequence ATGAAAAAGCTGATCTTCGCCCTTTGCGCCCTGGCCTGCCTGATCGGCGGCCAGGCCCTGGCCGCCGAGATCCCGGCCTACGACAAGGCCAACGAAGCCACTGACGGCCGGCTGATCGCCGACGAGGTCGACCAACGCAACCGGCCCAAGCAAGACCTGATCTCCTTTGCCGTGATGACCCTCAAATCCGGCGAAAGCGTCAGCGACACGCGCAAAATCATCATCAAGCAAAAGACCTATGGCGACGTGCAGCGGCTGTTGTTCCGCTTCATCGACTCGCTCAAGCGCGGCACCACCTTCCTGACCATCGAGCACAAGGACGCCGACAACGAGCAATATCTCTACATTCCCTCCATGGGCCGGCCCCGCCAGGTGGCCACCGCCGACCGTCAGAACGACTTCGAGGACACCGACTTCACCAACGAGGAGTTGGGCGGCCGCAAGATCGACGACTACACATACCTGCGGCGCAAGGACGCCAAGCTGCGCGAGGTGAATACCTACGTCATCGTGGCCACGGCCAAGGACAGCGGCGCGCGCTATCCCAAGTACGTGGCCTGGATCGACCAGCAGAGCCTGGTGCCCTTGCAGGTCAAGGTCTACAACAAGGACAACAAGCTGCAAAAGGTGCTGGTGGCCGGCGACGTGCGCAAGGTCGGCGGGATTTATCTGCCCTTCACCACCGTGGGCAAGGATTTGCTGCGCGACCACAGCACCATCGTCAGCGTCAAGGAGGCCAAGACCGACACCGGCCTGGACGAGTTGCTCTTCGATAAGGAAAAGATGGGCGACGCCTGGAGCGAGTCGTTCTAA